Genomic window (Vigna radiata var. radiata cultivar VC1973A chromosome 1, Vradiata_ver6, whole genome shotgun sequence):
GAGAGGAAAATGGATAAGATAATCTACATCCTCTTCAGTACCTTGGTTTTGATATCCTTTATTGGTTCTGTCTTTTTTGGTATTGAAACCAAAAAGGATATCAGTGGTGGAAGGTATAGAAGATGGTATCTTCGTCCAGACAATGCAACAGTGTTCTATGATCCCAGAAGGGCAACACTTGCTGCTGTTCTTCATTTTTTGACTGCCATTATGTTGTATGGATATCTAATTCCGATATCACTTTACGTGTCCATAGAAATTGTGAAAGTTCTACAGagcattttcatcaaccaagACCAAGAAATGTATCATGAAGAATCAGACAGGCCTGCTCATGCACGCACGTCTAATTTGAATGAAGAACTTGGCCAGGTTGATACAATATTGAGTGACAAAACTGGTACTTTGACATGTAACTCAATGGAGTTTGTCAAATGTTCAATAGGGGGCATTGCATATGGTCGCGGTATGACAGAAGTAGAGAAGGCACTTGCTAGGAGAGGTAAAGGTGGGGAATCTGATGATGTTGATAGTGGATCATCTGATTTCTTGGGCCAGAATAATGAGTCAGTTGATTCTCTTCATCCGGTTAAGGGCTTTAATTTTAGCGATGAGCGCCTAGTGAATGGGCGATGGGTTAATGAACCATATCCAGACTTCATACAGAAATTCTTCCGAGTTTTAGCTATTTGTCACACAGCTATTCCAGATGAAGATAAAGAGTCTGGAGAAATTTCCTATGAAGCCGAGTCACCAGATGAAGCAGCTTTTGTCATTGCAGCAAGGGAGCTCGGTTTTGAGTTTTTTGCAAGGACACAAACAAGCATATCATTGCACGAATTGAACTATAAAAGTGGAAAAAAGGTTGACAGGTTGGCTAGCTCCTTTTACCATGTTTTGTTTTAGTTATACATATCAGCACCATCTTCTGATATGTTTCCCACAATGTTGGTGGCCAAAgattagattatataatttttatttaatagagTAGTTCAGCTTCTGTTGTCAACAAAGTTTTATCAGAATTCtcactaaaacaaaattataataggATTTTCAAAGTTTTGGTTTGCCATTCCGTTTACATCTACTTCATATATCTTTTTAACTGATTTCATTGTATATAAGACCCATAACAGAAAATAAGTTCAATTATGgattttttgtaatttcttgGATGATATAAATTATAGTTATAGGGAAATTTTCTTTTCTGCAAAATCACATGTAAAGGTAAAGATTCTCGTCGGTGGTCTTAAATCTGTTTTTAGGATGAAAGATTGAGGGGAAGAATTAAAGCCTTTCATGTTTGGAAGAATATTGGCTGAAAAAGGATGATAGTAAAGGTCGTAAGATTCAATATCTTGAAAAAGAGAAGCAAAACCACTGTAAACAAAATTTACCAACTATAAGAAAATCATCATTACCACAGGGGTCATATATAACTCGATAGGTTGAGTCGCGAGTTGTTGAAAACTTCCTAGTACTTATGTTCAATTCCTATGAATAAAAGAATCATCTTTAACTCTTAATAAGAGAAAATTCcacttgaaattttataaattatttgaatcatATACTGCCATTGAGTGGTATATATTTCTAGTTTGTATTCTTTGTCTTTGTTTCAGATAAATTCTGTCAATTATAGGTTTGGATCTGTTTGATACATTTGGTCCAGACAGAGAGAGTGATTTAAGAAGCTTTGAGCAAGTCTTtacatatcatattataattttgttacattttcatatttttaaaaatcagtttaaTTTACTGTTCGTTGGTTTAATTTTTGACTAGTAGAGTATACCAGCTTCTGCATGTCTTGGAGTTCAGCAGTTCCCGCAAAAGAATGTCAGTGATAGTGAGGAATGAGGAAAATCAAATATTGCTTCTATGCAAGGGTGCAGACAGGTTTCAATTTTTGTCCCATGTTTTTTGAATAATGGAGTTGTTAGTAGTAAGTTGCGTGTACTGATGTCAAGTTGTGTACTTCCCTGCATGTATTCAGTGTAATGTTTGAAAGGCTCTCACAACATGGAAGACAATTTGAGGTTGAAACGAGGGATCATATCAAAAGGTATGCCGAGGCTGGTTTAAGAACCCTTGTAGTCACATACCGTgaacttgatgaagaagaatataAGTTATGGGATAAGGAGTTTTCAAAGGTCAAAACTTCTGTAACAGAAGACCGAGATGCACTTGTGGATGCCGCTGCTGATAGGATGGAAAGAGATTTGATGCTTCTTGGTGCTACTGCAGTTGAGGATAGACTGCAAAAGGGGGTAAGTACAAACTTTTTAATCTTACTAATTCTAGTTATGCAAGTCTTTGCATTTATGATTTTTAGAATTTGAATAAAGGGTCGAATTCTATCTCACAAAATCAAATTGTAAAGTGAGAGTTGTCTAAGTTTTATTTAAGCTATATTTCTAGTTGATGTGAAATTAAAGTGGACTAGGGATGGCTCGAATGAAGGCaactttctaaaatttatataccCAGTGAGAATAAAATAGAAGTTTCTGACAAAAAATGAATTTCAGCTTCATTTAATAGAGCTTATTTGACATGGAAATACAGGTTCCCGAGTGTATTGAAAAGCTTGCACGGGCAAAAATCAAGTTATGGGTATTGACTGGAGACAAGATGGAAACTGCTGTCAACATAGGGTACATTAGCAAGGCTTGTTCTAGATTCTTTTTATGAGGAGGCtgtgtaaaatttaatttattttccactGTTTTCTTTGTACAGGTACGCTTGCAGTTTACTTAGAAAAGACATGAAACAGATAGTGATCACTCTTGATTCCTCAGATATCCTATACTTGGAAAAACAAGGGGACAAGCAGGCTCTAGCAAAGGTACACGGCCTTAGAATTTATTTGGAATTTAATTTTCTGTCACTATTGTAGATCTTTGATACGAAAATTTCTTAGGCTTCTCTTGAAAGCATTAAGAAGCAAATTGGAGAAGGAATCTCACAAATTAACTCCGCAAAAGAGAGTTCTAATGCAAATAAAGGAAGTTCTTCTGGGTTTGGCTTGATAATCGATGGGAAGTCCTTGGATTATTCTCTTAACAAGAATTTGGAAAGGTCCTTCTTTGAGCTTGCCATTAATTGTGCTTCTGTCATATGTTGCCGATCTTCACCCAAACAGAAGGCTCGTGTGAGTACTATGTGTGTTCAGTTTGAATTTCtgtcatataaataatatacattCCTTGAGTAGTTGTGTATAATCATACATTgggttgttaaaatattataatcatgTCAGCCAAAAAAATATGCAGGTTACAAGGTTGGTAAAATTGGGAACGGGAAAGACAACATTATCTATTGGTGATGGGGCAAATGATGTTGGCATGCTTCAGGAGGCTGATATTGGAGTTGGTATCAGTGGTGCTGAAGGGATGCAGGTCTGAAGATATTGTTATTAGCCTATTCCAGTtatttctatattcaaatttatggCAAACGATCTTATATGAGATAATAACTTCTTGATGATGTGCTAAATAAGAGTTTTTTAATCTTAACATGTCTTTATGTTCTTAACTCTTTTGTGCTGCTTAGCATGTGGTCTTATTATGTCATTGCATttgaattatttcaaattatggAGAAATTCACTTGAGCATAATCAACCAAGCTGTCAGACCAACATGCATGCAACATAAGTTATCTGTAATAGAGTTTTTAGAAATGACTATTTTTACGAAACTGTGTTCATGTGCAAAACCCAATGAAATGTTTTATGACAATCAAACGCCACGTAGGTAGTAGGTAGTGCCTAAACTCAGAAAATTCAGCATTGTGATGAAGttagttttaattttctgaATGTACATGCCATTTGTTTTGTATGATAAGCTAATGATGAATTGAGTTTAAATGACAGGGTCCCAATTTTTGATATTTGTGAATAAATGTTGTCTGCAGGCTGTAATGGCAAGTGATTTTGCAATTGCTCAATTCCGGTTTCTAGAGCGTCTTTTGTTGGTACATGGTCATTGGTGTTATCGGCGTATATCAATGATGGTAAAACCATCCATCCATCTATTTCTCAATCTTAAAGATTTAGTGTTCACCTACTCAATGCTTTCACAATTCAACTTTAGTTTCCTCAATGTTCTGAGGTTACAGAAAAGAGAGAATAACAACATTCAAGAAGTAAtctaaaagatagaaaaaaaactttatttgattatttgaaaaCTAGTTTTACAAGAAGTTCTAGTTGCTTCTTATATAGAAGTCTGTTAACTTAAGAAAGAGACAGCTgtccacaaaaaaaaattgctgCTGATaagttgttgaatttttttatgcagatatgctattttttctataaaaacatTGCATTTGGATTTACCCTTTTTTGGTTTGAGGCGTATGCTTCTTTCTCTGGTCAAGCTGCTTACAATGATTGGTACATGTCATTTTACAATGTCTTCTTCACTTCACTTCCAGTGATCGCTCTAGGTGTTTTTGATCAAGATGTTTCTGCCAAACTTTGCCTAAAGGTACTATATATATTGctttttttaaatttgcttTTAAAGGATATTTAAGAACCAGCAGATAGCCATATATGATTCTTCTTCTTAGAAGACAAGAACTCTGCATTTTTTTCTCTAGGGTGTTTATATTACCAGTTTATCTTGGTCCTTTTTTGATTAATTATGCTACTATTTCACTAAACTAGCTTGTATGTCAAtagcttttttattttgtgaaaaaaaataactatttacaCTCAAtgtcaattggttttaagatgAAATCTAACTTCTCAATAGAGCCTATATAGTATCTCTGTGTACTACCTAGGCATTCCTGGAATGAAAACTTCACTTGCTACAAGTTGATTTTAAGCATTATGGTGGCACTATAGTAGTTGTATAGAAACATTGATTTTAGGATTAAATCTAGCTAACACATTAGACTGTAAAATTCTAATGCTATTGTATGGTTGACATGTCTACTGATTTCTCTTGTGGTTcttgattttaaataatgatgaGTTGAAAGCCAAGATTCTGTGCTAACCAATAATCATATGGTCTGTTTTACAGTATCCCTTTTTATATCTAGAGGGAGTAGAAGACACCCTATTCAGCTGGCCCCGAATTCTAGGGTGGATGTTGAATGGAGTCCTTAGTTCTTTAGTGATATTCTTCTTAACCACTAATTCTGTGTTGAATCAAGCCTTCAGAAGAGATGGTAAGGTGGTTGATTTTGAAATACTTGGGGTCACAATGTATACATGTGTGGTGTGGACTGTGAATTGCCAAATGGCATTATCCATCAATTACTTTACTTGgatacaacatttttttatatggggCAGCATAGCCTTCTGGTATGTATTTGTGTTGGTCTATGGTTACTTATCTCCAGGAATATCGACAACATCTTACAAGGTTTTTGTGGAAGCATGTGCTCCCAGTGGTCTCTATTGGCTAGTAACCCTTTTGGTTGTTGTGTGTGTGCTGCTACCTTATTTCTCCTATAGGTCTTTCCAAAGTCGGTTTCTTCCAATGTACCATGATATTATACAGAGAAAACAAGTAGAAGGGATTGAAATTGGCTTATCTGATGATGATTTACCTAAACAGGTCCAAGGAAAACTAATACACCTCAGAGAGAGATTGAAGCAAAGGGAGCTGTGAAATGTAAATGCTTCTAAACATACATTCTTAGACCCTTGAAATTGTATTTGATTTCTTGCTGAGCTGGGAAGGAGAATTGAAGTAGTGAGAATTGtcattagattttaatttttatatttttccttttctttattggGTTTCCATTTGTTTATAAAGTTAGAAGAGGAGAATTTGTGTAGTAGTCACTTGATGTAGATTAGCTATGTAAAAGCTTGAGTATTTGTTGTACCGAAAACGGTCCATGTATTTGTTAATGGAAGAAGCAATAGatgttttacaatatattttatacgtAAATGCTCTTTATTATCTGAGGGAAGTTCCAAAAACAACTAGAAACATGACTTCAAGTGGACTTAAAGTTCATGATACTTAAAAGagatatttgttttatgttttcattgTAAATATCATGAAAACCATTAATACcacttatttaaattaacaatcTTAGAGGGAGTAAGATGACATTCAATTAGCAACTCAATCTTGATCTACTAAACAAgtagattaaaataattcttgGAAATTGTTTTTGTAAGATGGTGACTTCAACTCTCCAACTCTCAATGTCTTTACAATTTAAAGATATATATGAAAGGACGTATACAGTTATTCACTAATACCGTATCATGAACATTGTATATCATATCCTTATCATTTGGTTAAAGATAGCACAtaaaatgttttagttttttttttccttttatttttcactgCTGAATTGTCATTCTCAGACATCCATTCATGGATTACAGCTGTGAACATTTTTATGATCAGAAAGGCTCAACAATTATTCCTTCACTGGGTCCCACAACCCGCTTTCCATTTCAGGATTTCATACTTTCATTCATCACAGCCGTTGAATGAATATCTAACTGCTCACAACTTATATTCCTTAGTCAGCTAATTACTGATTTCATCGGTACAGCTTCTCTTCACTGAATTACAGTTCGTAAACTTCGATTTCAAATTACACACTTGCATTCACCATTTTCCAACTCCTACAATGGCAGCAGAACTTGTTGGTGGTGCTCTTCTTTCCGCTTTTCTTCAGGTTGCATTCGACAGGCTGGCTTCTCCTCAATTCGTTGACTTCTTTCGTCGAAGAAAACTTGATGATAAGCTTCTCGGAAACTTGAACATCATGCTGCACTCCATCAATGCTCTCGCTCATGATGCAGAACAGAAGCAGTTCACAGATCCACACGTTAAAGCATGGCTTTTTTCTGTNNNNNNNNNNNNNNNNNNNNNNNNNNNNNNNNNNNNNNNNNNNNNNNNNNNNNNNNNNNNNNNNNCAAGTGGAAGCTCAATCCGAACCTCAAACCTTTACTTACAAGGTATCAAATTTCTTCAACTCTACTTTCAATTCctttaacaagaaaattgaatcAGAAATGAAAGAAGTCCTAGAAAAACTAGAATATCTTGCAAAGCAAAAGGGTGCTCTTGGTTTGAAAGAGGATACTTATTCTGGTGATAGATCAGGTATTAAAGTGTCACAGAAATTGCCATCATCTTCTTTGGTGGTTGAAAGTATTATTTATGGCAGAGATGCTGACAaagaaattatctttaattGGCTCACATCTGAGACCCACAATCAAAACCTATCCATACTTTCCATAGTGGGCATGGGTGGATTGGGTAAGACCACACTCGCCCAGCATGTATACAATGACCAAAGAATGGAGACTAAATTTGATATAAGAGCTTGGGTGTGTGTTTCCGATCATTTTGATGTTTTTACAGTGACAAAAACAATTCTTGAGGCAATTACTAAATCTAAAGATGATAGCGGAGACCTAGAAATGGTTCATGGAAGATTGAAAGGAAAAGTATCTGGAAAGaaatttcttcttgttttggATGATGTTTGGAACGAAAAGCTAGAAGAATGGGAAGCTGTGCGAACTCCTCTTAGCTATGGGGCTCCAGGAAGTAGAATTCTTGTCACAACACGTATTGAGAAAGTAGCTTCTAACATGAGATCTGAAGTGCATCACCTAAAGCAATTAGAAGAGAATGAATGCTGGAAAGTTTTTAACAAACAAGCTTTGAAAGATGATGATCTTGAATTAAATGATGAGAAAAAGGAGATTGGTAGAAGGATAGTTGAGAAGTGTAAAGGATTACCTCTTGCTTTGAAAACAATTGGAAGTCTTCTCCGCACAAAGTCATCCATTTTAGATTGGAAGAGCGTATTGGAAAGCCACATATGGGACTTATCGAAAGAAGTTGAAATTATGCCTGCTTTGTTATTGAGTTATCAGCACCTTCCTTCTCACCTCAAGAGATGCTTTGCTTACTGTGCGTTATTTCCAAAAGATCATGAGTTTCTGAAGGaggaattaattttgttttggatgGGTGAAGGTTTTCTCTACCATTCTCAACAGAACAAGAATTTACTAGAAATTGGTGAACAATATTTCGATGATTTATTAACGAGGTCTTTCTTTTTTCCATCAAACTTCGAATTGCACTTCGTCATGCATGACCTTCTGAATGATTTGGCAAAATATGTTTGTGCAGACTTCTGTTTCAGGTTGAAATTTGATAAAGGAAATTGTATACCCAAAATAACCCGTCATTTTTCATTTGCATACGATGATATAAGatattttgatagttttggGAGTTTAACTGATGCTAAAAGACTGCGTTCATTTGTTCAGATTACAAATGACTGTCTATTTCCAGGTCTTCCTGGTCCATTCGAGATTTTGATTAGTGAAGTGTTCTCCAAGTTGAAGTTTTTACATGTCTTATCTTTGAAAGGGTATTATGGACTCAAAGAGGTCCCAGATTCTGTAGGTAATCTTAAACATCTCCATTTATTGGACCTTTCTAGTACTAGGATACAAAAACTACCTGACTCAGTAGGTTTGCTCTATAACTTGCTAATATTGAGGTTGAATGGTTGTTCAAATTTGAAGGAATTGCCTTCAAGTTTGCATAAACTCACCAAATTGCGTTGCCTAGAATTTGAACGTACAGGGGTGACAAAGATGCCAATGCATTTTGCAGAATTGAAGAATCTTCATGTACTGAATATGTTTTGTGTCGGTAGAAACAGTGAGTTCAGTACTAAGCAGCTAGGAGGAATCAACCTTCATGGAAGGCTATCAATTAATGAGCTGCAAAATATTGTGAATCCTTCGGATGCATTAGaagcaaatttgaaaaataaacacGTTGTGGAGCTAAATTTAATATGGAATTCGAATCACATCCCTAATGATCcaaggaaagagaagaaagtgCTTGAGAATCTACAACCTTCTAATCAGTTGGAGCGTTTTTCAATCAGGAGCTATTGTGGTACACAATTCCCAAGTTGGGTATTTGATAATTCGTTATCAAATTTGGTATCCTTAGAGTTAAAGGATTGTAAATATTGCCTATGTTTGCCTCCCCTTGGACTATTGTCATCTCTGAAGACCCTCGAGATTACAGGACTTGATGGAATAGTGAGCATTGGTGCTGAATTTTATGGGAGCAACTCTTCTTCATTCAAGTGCTTGGAAAGATTGCTATTCTTCAAGATGAAGGAATGGGAAGAATGGGAATGTAAAACTACTTCTTTTCCACGTCTTGAACAACTTGTTATCCATGATTGTCCCAAGTTGGAAGGTTTGTCAGAGCAACTTCTTCATTTAAAGGACCTATCTATTGAGACATGTGATAGCCTCATCATCAGGGAACACAACGTAGACACATCAACACTTGAATGTTTGAAAACTTACTCATGCCCACTTGTGAATATTCCCATGACCCATTATGATTTCCTTCAAGATATGACAATTGTTGGTGGTTGTGACTCTCTTACAATCTTTCAGCTAGATTTATTTCCAATGCTCGGTTCACTTCATCTGGGACGATGCCAAAACCTACAAAGAATTTCACAAGTGCATGCTCATAATAATCTCAAGGAAATGTCAATCTATGAATGTCCTCGATTTGAATCATTTCCCAATGAAGGATTATCTGCACCATTGGTACAAATAATTGACATTAGGCAAGTGGAGAATTTAATGTTGTTGCCAAAACGCATGCAAATCCTGCTTTCATCTCTTACTGAACTGAAGATAATTGATTGTCCAAAAGTGGAGAAGTTTCCAGACGAAGGTTTGCCATCAAAGGTAAAAGACATGTCTCTTTCAAGTTTAAAACTTATCGCCTCTCTGCGAGAGAACTTGGATGTCAACACATGTCTTGAAAGCTTATCTATTGAATCTCTTGATGTGGAGTCTTTTCCTGACAATGTTTTGCTGCCACCTTCTCTTACCTCTTTAAGAATCATTCATTGCCAAAATCTCAAAAAGCTAGACTACAAGCTTCTCTATCACCTCTCCTCTCTCGAACTTGGTGATTGTCCTAACCTCCAATGCTTACCTGAGGAGGGTTTGCCCAAATCCATCTCTTATCTTGACATTTGGCGCTGTCCATTGCTCGAGCAGCGTTGTCAGAAGCCAGAAGGCAAAGATTGGATAAAGATTGCTCACATTGAAAATCTAAGTGTTGGGTAATAAGATggaaaaaaaagttcaaaattagaTGTTCATCTGCTAACAGCTTCCTCTCACACCTAATTGCATGGCTTCGACAAACtctttcttgtttttagttgttttttctattaaagTGGAATCAGATCTcttattttggaattttatttatttgtttgaataatgaaaaaaaataaaagatggattttttatatattacaaatcaTTATTCGTGGAATGATAAGATGAAAGACCGGTTGGTTTGAAGAAATTGCATAGttggtcttttatttataa
Coding sequences:
- the LOC106771927 gene encoding probable phospholipid-transporting ATPase 8 isoform X5; the encoded protein is MPGGSSKRRIHFSKLYSFSCLKSPFRDGHSQIGQKGYSRVVYCNDPDNPEAVQLSYGGNYVSTTKYTAFNFIPKSLFEQFRRVANIYFLIVACVSFSPLAPFTALSIVAPLLVVIGATMAKEAVEDWRRRKQDVEANNRKVQVYGRNYTFTETRWKKLRVGDIIKVYKDEYFPADLLLLSSSYGDGVCYVETMNLDGETNLKLKHALEVTVHLHDEKSLQKFRAMVKCEDPNENLYSFIGTLQHDGKEYPLSLQQILLRDSKLKNTDFIYGIVIFTGHDTKVMQNSTDPPSKRSKIERKMDKIIYILFSTLVLISFIGSVFFGIETKKDISGGRYRRWYLRPDNATVFYDPRRATLAAVLHFLTAIMLYGYLIPISLYVSIEIVKVLQSIFINQDQEMYHEESDRPAHARTSNLNEELGQVDTILSDKTGTLTCNSMEFVKCSIGGIAYGRGMTEVEKALARRGKGGESDDVDSGSSDFLGQNNESVDSLHPVKGFNFSDERLVNGRWVNEPYPDFIQKFFRVLAICHTAIPDEDKESGEISYEAESPDEAAFVIAARELGFEFFARTQTSISLHELNYKSGKKVDSRVYQLLHVLEFSSSRKRMSVIVRNEENQILLLCKGADSVMFERLSQHGRQFEVETRDHIKRYAEAGLRTLVVTYRELDEEEYKLWDKEFSKVKTSVTEDRDALVDAAADRMERDLMLLGATAVEDRLQKGVPECIEKLARAKIKLWVLTGDKMETAVNIGYACSLLRKDMKQIVITLDSSDILYLEKQGDKQALAKASLESIKKQIGEGISQINSAKESSNANKGSSSGFGLIIDGKSLDYSLNKNLERSFFELAINCASVICCRSSPKQKARVTRLVKLGTGKTTLSIGDGANDVGMLQEADIGVGISGAEGMQAVMASDFAIAQFRFLERLLLVHGHWCYRRISMMICYFFYKNIAFGFTLFWFEAYASFSGQAAYNDWYMSFYNVFFTSLPVIALGVFDQDVSAKLCLKYPFLYLEGVEDTLFSWPRILGWMLNGVLSSLVIFFLTTNSVLNQAFRRDGPRKTNTPQREIEAKGAVKCKCF
- the LOC106771927 gene encoding probable phospholipid-transporting ATPase 8 isoform X3, yielding MPGGSSKRRIHFSKLYSFSCLKSPFRDGHSQIGQKGYSRVVYCNDPDNPEAVQLSYGGNYVSTTKYTAFNFVANIYFLIVACVSFSPLAPFTALSIVAPLLVVIGATMAKEAVEDWRRRKQDVEANNRKVQVYGRNYTFTETRWKKLRVGDIIKVYKDEYFPADLLLLSSSYGDGVCYVETMNLDGETNLKLKHALEVTVHLHDEKSLQKFRAMVKCEDPNENLYSFIGTLQHDGKEYPLSLQQILLRDSKLKNTDFIYGIVIFTGHDTKVMQNSTDPPSKRSKIERKMDKIIYILFSTLVLISFIGSVFFGIETKKDISGGRYRRWYLRPDNATVFYDPRRATLAAVLHFLTAIMLYGYLIPISLYVSIEIVKVLQSIFINQDQEMYHEESDRPAHARTSNLNEELGQVDTILSDKTGTLTCNSMEFVKCSIGGIAYGRGMTEVEKALARRGKGGESDDVDSGSSDFLGQNNESVDSLHPVKGFNFSDERLVNGRWVNEPYPDFIQKFFRVLAICHTAIPDEDKESGEISYEAESPDEAAFVIAARELGFEFFARTQTSISLHELNYKSGKKVDSRVYQLLHVLEFSSSRKRMSVIVRNEENQILLLCKGADSVMFERLSQHGRQFEVETRDHIKRYAEAGLRTLVVTYRELDEEEYKLWDKEFSKVKTSVTEDRDALVDAAADRMERDLMLLGATAVEDRLQKGVPECIEKLARAKIKLWVLTGDKMETAVNIGYACSLLRKDMKQIVITLDSSDILYLEKQGDKQALAKASLESIKKQIGEGISQINSAKESSNANKGSSSGFGLIIDGKSLDYSLNKNLERSFFELAINCASVICCRSSPKQKARVTRLVKLGTGKTTLSIGDGANDVGMLQEADIGVGISGAEGMQAVMASDFAIAQFRFLERLLLVHGHWCYRRISMMICYFFYKNIAFGFTLFWFEAYASFSGQAAYNDWYMSFYNVFFTSLPVIALGVFDQDVSAKLCLKYPFLYLEGVEDTLFSWPRILGWMLNGVLSSLVIFFLTTNSVLNQAFRRDGKVVDFEILGVTMYTCVVWTVNCQMALSINYFTWIQHFFIWGSIAFWYVFVLVYGYLSPGISTTSYKVFVEACAPSGLYWLVTLLVVVCVLLPYFSYRSFQSRFLPMYHDIIQRKQVEGIEIGLSDDDLPKQVQGKLIHLRERLKQREL
- the LOC106771927 gene encoding probable phospholipid-transporting ATPase 8 isoform X1, coding for MPGGSSKRRIHFSKLYSFSCLKSPFRDGHSQIGQKGYSRVVYCNDPDNPEAVQLSYGGNYVSTTKYTAFNFIPKSLFEQFRRVANIYFLIVACVSFSPLAPFTALSIVAPLLVVIGATMAKEAVEDWRRRKQDVEANNRKVQVYGRNYTFTETRWKKLRVGDIIKVYKDEYFPADLLLLSSSYGDGVCYVETMNLDGETNLKLKHALEVTVHLHDEKSLQKFRAMVKCEDPNENLYSFIGTLQHDGKEYPLSLQQILLRDSKLKNTDFIYGIVIFTGHDTKVMQNSTDPPSKRSKIERKMDKIIYILFSTLVLISFIGSVFFGIETKKDISGGRYRRWYLRPDNATVFYDPRRATLAAVLHFLTAIMLYGYLIPISLYVSIEIVKVLQSIFINQDQEMYHEESDRPAHARTSNLNEELGQVDTILSDKTGTLTCNSMEFVKCSIGGIAYGRGMTEVEKALARRGKGGESDDVDSGSSDFLGQNNESVDSLHPVKGFNFSDERLVNGRWVNEPYPDFIQKFFRVLAICHTAIPDEDKESGEISYEAESPDEAAFVIAARELGFEFFARTQTSISLHELNYKSGKKVDSRVYQLLHVLEFSSSRKRMSVIVRNEENQILLLCKGADSVMFERLSQHGRQFEVETRDHIKRYAEAGLRTLVVTYRELDEEEYKLWDKEFSKVKTSVTEDRDALVDAAADRMERDLMLLGATAVEDRLQKGVPECIEKLARAKIKLWVLTGDKMETAVNIGYACSLLRKDMKQIVITLDSSDILYLEKQGDKQALAKASLESIKKQIGEGISQINSAKESSNANKGSSSGFGLIIDGKSLDYSLNKNLERSFFELAINCASVICCRSSPKQKARVTRLVKLGTGKTTLSIGDGANDVGMLQEADIGVGISGAEGMQAVMASDFAIAQFRFLERLLLVHGHWCYRRISMMICYFFYKNIAFGFTLFWFEAYASFSGQAAYNDWYMSFYNVFFTSLPVIALGVFDQDVSAKLCLKYPFLYLEGVEDTLFSWPRILGWMLNGVLSSLVIFFLTTNSVLNQAFRRDGKVVDFEILGVTMYTCVVWTVNCQMALSINYFTWIQHFFIWGSIAFWYVFVLVYGYLSPGISTTSYKVFVEACAPSGLYWLVTLLVVVCVLLPYFSYRSFQSRFLPMYHDIIQRKQVEGIEIGLSDDDLPKQVQGKLIHLRERLKQREL
- the LOC106771927 gene encoding probable phospholipid-transporting ATPase 8 isoform X6 — its product is MPGGSSKRRIHFSKLYSFSCLKSPFRDGHSQIGQKGYSRVVYCNDPDNPEAVQLSYGGNYVSTTKYTAFNFIPKSLFEQFRRVANIYFLIVACVSFSPLAPFTALSIVAPLLVVIGATMAKEAVEDWRRRKQDVEANNRKVQVYGRNYTFTETRWKKLRVGDIIKVYKDEYFPADLLLLSSSYGDGVCYVETMNLDGETNLKLKHALEVTVHLHDEKSLQKFRAMVKCEDPNENLYSFIGTLQHDGKEYPLSLQQILLRDSKLKNTDFIYGIVIFTGHDTKVMQNSTDPPSKRSKIERKMDKIIYILFSTLVLISFIGSVFFGIETKKDISGGRYRRWYLRPDNATVFYDPRRATLAAVLHFLTAIMLYGYLIPISLYVSIEIVKVLQSIFINQDQEMYHEESDRPAHARTSNLNEELGQVDTILSDKTGTLTCNSMEFVKCSIGGIAYGRGMTEVEKALARRGKGGESDDVDSGSSDFLGQNNESVDSLHPVKGFNFSDERLVNGRWVNEPYPDFIQKFFRVLAICHTAIPDEDKESGEISYEAESPDEAAFVIAARELGFEFFARTQTSISLHELNYKSGKKVDSRVYQLLHVLEFSSSRKRMSVIVRNEENQILLLCKGADSVMFERLSQHGRQFEVETRDHIKRYAEAGLRTLVVTYRELDEEEYKLWDKEFSKVKTSVTEDRDALVDAAADRMERDLMLLGATAVEDRLQKGVPECIEKLARAKIKLWVLTGDKMETAVNIGYACSLLRKDMKQIVITLDSSDILYLEKQGDKQALAKASLESIKKQIGEGISQINSAKESSNANKGSSSGFGLIIDGKSLDYSLNKNLERSFFELAINCASVICCRSSPKQKARVTRLVKLGTGKTTLSIGDGANDVGMLQEADIGVGISGAEGMQAVMASDFAIAQFRFLERLLLVHGHWCYRRISMMICYFFYKNIAFGFTLFWFEAYASFSGQAAYNDWYMSFYNVFFTSLPVIALGVFDQDVSAKLCLKVQGKLIHLRERLKQREL